From Chaetodon trifascialis isolate fChaTrf1 chromosome 1, fChaTrf1.hap1, whole genome shotgun sequence, one genomic window encodes:
- the zdhhc13 gene encoding putative palmitoyltransferase ZDHHC13 — translation MDWSEDDSGHGHMRDSCHHGHAGHSHSHGPRAAHPFMTGFHGQFGKSADQGMNLSQQPKKRSHMDDSSSWDIVKASQFGILERCKELVEAGYDIRQPDKENVTLLHWAAINNRLELVKYYMSKGAIVDQLGGDLNSTPLHWAIRQGHLPMVIQLMRYGADPSIADGEGYRALHLAILFQHMAIAAYLMAKGQEVDGPDCNGQTPLMLAAQKIIGPEPTNFLIKNNASVNAVDKVNRNTPLHCAVLAGNVDAAHILLEAGASVDAENVNGHTPIDLAHQVHSPLLIHMLNHIKQERIRVNSRCLRIINRYRVFLQFLLCTAMFGSVGAIVDMNSESWLLKGILLACVIGVINVASRNVPGPAFQSLLPATALMASVFWMLVTWCLWFLPDGHSATVQVLFTLNATALLYYYLRTCRTDPGFVKATEEEKKMNVLVLAEAGCLDPRIFCTSCMTKKPVRANHCFSCDACVAKQDHHSMWTNGCIGARNHHYFVLFLLSLMLMGAWMFYGCLVYWSTRCALPYEEQGLWGVVSGLVSCSPWLLSIFLLAFYHTCWSGLTLVLQLYQIAFLGLTTAERMNLTLHQMKLRQSVSLRQNPYNLGVVRNLVSFFQLRCCGLFKPAVIDWTQQFPPSRDQPAFGHTDMV, via the exons ATGGACTGGAGTGAGGATGACAGT GGTCACGGCCACATGCGTGACAGCTGTCACCACGGACATGCAGGTCATTCTCACAGTCACGGGCCGAGAGCGGCGCACCCCTTCATGACGGGTTTCCACGGCCAGTTTGGCAAAAGCGCGGATCAGGGCATGAACCTCAGCCAGCAGCCGAAGAAACGGTCGCACAtggatgacagcagcagctgggacATCGTCAAGGCATCGCA GTTCGGCATCCTCGAGCGCTGTAAGGAGCTGGTGGAAGCCGGATATGACATCAGGCAGCCGGACAAAGAGAACGTCACTCTGCTGCACTGGGCGGCCATCAACAACCGCTTAGAGCTGGTCAA GTATTATATGTCTAAAGGAGCGATCGTGGACCAGCTTGGAGGAGACCTGAACTCGACTCCTCTTCACTGGGCCATAAG GCAGGGCCACCTCCCCATGGTGATCCAGCTGATGAGGTATGGAGCCGACCCCTCCATCGCGGACGGAGAAGGCTACCGTGCGCTCCACCTGGCCATCCTCTTCCAGCACATGGCCATAGCAGCTTATCTCATGGCAAAGGGGCAG GAAGTCGATGGGCCTGACTGCAACGGGCAAACGCCGCTGATGTTAGCAGCCCAGAAGATCATTGG GCCTGAACCCACAAACTTCTTGATCAAAAATAACGCCTCTGTGAATGCTGTGGACAAAGTGAACAGGAACACTCCGCTGCACTGCGCCGTGCTGGCAGGAAACGTAGACGCCGCCCACATCCTGCTGGAGGCCGGGGCCAGCGTAGACGCAGAAAACGTCAAT GGTCACACGCCCATCGACTTGGCCCACCAGGTGCACAGCCCGCTGCTCATCCACATGCTCAACCACATCAAACAGGAGAGGATTCGCGTCAACTCGCGCTGCCTGCGGATCATCAACAGATACAGG GTCTTTCTGCAGTTTTTGCTCTGCACCGCCATGTTTGGAAGTGTGGGCGCCATTGTTGATATGAACTCAGAGTCCTGGCTGCTCAAAGGGATCCTGCTGGCCTGTGTGATTGGCGTGATCAATGTGGCCTCGAG GAACGTCCCAGGTCCAGCCTTTCAGTCCCTCCTGCCTGCCACAGCTCTCATGGCGTCGGTCTTCTGGATGCTCGTCACCTGGTGCCTCTGGTTCCTGCCTG ATGGGCACAGCGCCACAGTTCAGGTCCTGTTCACTCTGAATGCCACCGCTCTGCTCTACTACTACCTCCGCACCTGCCGGACCGACCCGGGCTTCGTGAAGGCAAccgaagaagagaagaaaatg AATGTGTTGGTGTTGGCTGAGGCCGGCTGTCTGGACCCCAGAATATTCTGCACGTCTTGTATG ACAAAGAAACCGGTGAGAGCCAACCACTGCTTCTCCTGTGATGCCTGCGTGGCGAAGCAGGACCACCACTCGATGTGGACCAACGGCTGCATCG GCGCGAGGAACCACCACTACTTCGTCCTCTTCCTGCTGTCCCTCATGCTGATGGGGGCCTGGATGTTCTACGGTTGTCTCGTGT actggTCGACTCGCTGCGCGCTGCCTTACGAGGAGCAGGGCCTGTGGGGCGTCGTCTCCGGCCTGGTCAGCTGCTCGCCCTGGCTGCTCAGCATCTTCCTGCTGGCCTTCTATCACACCTGCTGGTCCGGCCTGACCCTGGTGCTGCAGCTCTACCAG ATTGCCTTCCTGGGACTGACCACGGCAGAGCGCATGAACCTGACACTCCACCAAATGAAACTCCGACAATCCGTCTCCCTGAGACAGAATCCATACAA TTTGGGCGTGGTGCGGAACCTGGTTTCCTTCTTCCAGCTGCGTTGCTGTGGCCTCTTCAAACCGGCCGTCATCGACTGGACGCAGCAGTTCCCGCCCAGCCGCGACCAGCCCGCGTTCGGACACACCGACATGGTCTGA
- the csrp3 gene encoding cysteine and glycine-rich protein 3 isoform X3: MPNWGGGAQCAACEKTVYHAEEVQCNGRSFHKTCFICMSCRKGLDSTTVAAHESEIYCKSCYGKKYGPKGYGYGQGAGALSSDPPGPNADLQPHDSKPQPASSNSTANKFSQKFGGSDRCPRCSKAVYAAEKPWHKTCFRCALCGKSLESTTVTDKDGELYCKVCYAKNFGPKGFGLGNAAMLEERE, encoded by the exons ATGCCAAACTGGGGAGGAGGTGCCCAGTGCGCCGCCTGTGAGAAGACGGTGTACCATGCAGAGGAGGTGCAGTGCAACGGGAGGAGCTTCCATAAGACCTGCTTCATCTGCA tgagctgcagaaaaGGCCTGGACAGCACCACCGTCGCAGCGCACGAGTCTGAGATTTACTGCAAGTCCTGTTATGGCAAGAAATATGGGCCAAAAGGCTATGGGTACGGGCAAGGAGCtggagctctgagctctgatCCTCCTGGACCCAACGCAGACCTGCAGCCTCATGA ctcTAAACCACAACCAGCGTCTTCAAACTCCACCGCTAATAAATTTTCCCAGAAGTTTGGAGGTTCAGACCGCTGCCCTCGCTGCTCCAAAGCCGTCTACGCAGCAGAGAAG cCCTGGCATAAAACCTGTTTCCGCTGCGCCCTGTGTGGTAAAAGCCTGGAGTCGACCACGGTGACAGACAAGGATGGAGAGCTTTACTGTAAAG TCTGCTACGCCAAAAACTTCGGGCCGAAGGGGTTTGGGCTGGGGAACGCCGCCATGTTGGAGGAACGAGAGTGA
- the csrp3 gene encoding cysteine and glycine-rich protein 3 isoform X1, whose product MPNWGGGAQCAACEKTVYHAEEVQCNGRSFHKTCFICMSCRKGLDSTTVAAHESEIYCKSCYGKKYGPKGYGYGQGAGALSSDPPGPNADLQPHDSKPQPASSNSTANKFSQKFGGSDRCPRCSKAVYAAEKVMGAGKPWHKTCFRCALCGKSLESTTVTDKDGELYCKVCYAKNFGPKGFGLGNAAMLEERE is encoded by the exons ATGCCAAACTGGGGAGGAGGTGCCCAGTGCGCCGCCTGTGAGAAGACGGTGTACCATGCAGAGGAGGTGCAGTGCAACGGGAGGAGCTTCCATAAGACCTGCTTCATCTGCA tgagctgcagaaaaGGCCTGGACAGCACCACCGTCGCAGCGCACGAGTCTGAGATTTACTGCAAGTCCTGTTATGGCAAGAAATATGGGCCAAAAGGCTATGGGTACGGGCAAGGAGCtggagctctgagctctgatCCTCCTGGACCCAACGCAGACCTGCAGCCTCATGA ctcTAAACCACAACCAGCGTCTTCAAACTCCACCGCTAATAAATTTTCCCAGAAGTTTGGAGGTTCAGACCGCTGCCCTCGCTGCTCCAAAGCCGTCTACGCAGCAGAGAAGGTGATGGGAGCCGGGAAG cCCTGGCATAAAACCTGTTTCCGCTGCGCCCTGTGTGGTAAAAGCCTGGAGTCGACCACGGTGACAGACAAGGATGGAGAGCTTTACTGTAAAG TCTGCTACGCCAAAAACTTCGGGCCGAAGGGGTTTGGGCTGGGGAACGCCGCCATGTTGGAGGAACGAGAGTGA
- the csrp3 gene encoding cysteine and glycine-rich protein 3 isoform X2, giving the protein MPNWGGGAQCAACEKTVYHAEEVQCNGRSFHKTCFICMSCRKGLDSTTVAAHESEIYCKSCYGKKYGPKGYGYGQGAGALSSDPPGPNADLQPHDSKPQPASSNSTANKFSQKFGGSDRCPRCSKAVYAAEKVMGAGKPWHKTCFRCALCGKSLESTTVTDKDGELYFCYAKNFGPKGFGLGNAAMLEERE; this is encoded by the exons ATGCCAAACTGGGGAGGAGGTGCCCAGTGCGCCGCCTGTGAGAAGACGGTGTACCATGCAGAGGAGGTGCAGTGCAACGGGAGGAGCTTCCATAAGACCTGCTTCATCTGCA tgagctgcagaaaaGGCCTGGACAGCACCACCGTCGCAGCGCACGAGTCTGAGATTTACTGCAAGTCCTGTTATGGCAAGAAATATGGGCCAAAAGGCTATGGGTACGGGCAAGGAGCtggagctctgagctctgatCCTCCTGGACCCAACGCAGACCTGCAGCCTCATGA ctcTAAACCACAACCAGCGTCTTCAAACTCCACCGCTAATAAATTTTCCCAGAAGTTTGGAGGTTCAGACCGCTGCCCTCGCTGCTCCAAAGCCGTCTACGCAGCAGAGAAGGTGATGGGAGCCGGGAAG cCCTGGCATAAAACCTGTTTCCGCTGCGCCCTGTGTGGTAAAAGCCTGGAGTCGACCACGGTGACAGACAAGGATGGAGAGCTTTACT TCTGCTACGCCAAAAACTTCGGGCCGAAGGGGTTTGGGCTGGGGAACGCCGCCATGTTGGAGGAACGAGAGTGA
- the e2f8 gene encoding transcription factor E2F8, translating to MGPLATPKKGREAGSVDPWTPTSNLKMLISAASPDIRNREKELCMDSEARDGVDSIQDAENGEESEKMISRKEKSLGLLCHKFLARYPDCPNPAVNNDICLDDVATELNVERRRIYDIMNVLESLHMVSRSAKNRYAWHGRTKLAQTLAILKQVGEEHRYGQQMQQIRQRLLDKEFDFEGEEKENEEVVVDLEGGEQGQKELFFVELPGVEFRAASVNSRKDKSLRVMSQKFVMLFLVSNPRVVSLDVAAKILIGEDQGADQDKNKFKTKVRRLYDIANVLRSLKLIEKVHVTEERGRKPAFEWVGPEEFPQVKDLQNSASESSSKKKSVLESRASVDNCAKNLFSSPGARRSFTRHPSLIKLARSIQDDRRKISSAPSSPVKSALSDPSNTDFPNKMAQLAAICQIELDQESVAGAEHPKPAAAKADAAAVRLAPTSSSQAPLLPPTQEPGVNTTVHLTPHTPLAALPAGSVAYIPAQCSSLIPVLLPQQRGAGPYAVYLQPSSPRSNPLARPQPTSLAVRSMTFEDKTGQSPTGQNTARSQPASWVSDVSPAAPKRQSSDSASEGSPSKAKRTDPNLKDTSPKLCEILQARLKARRSAPLSGRPSPRALHLDPEFVNTPGGAVANQTLEQSLETFLDREDKTANSDGEAGLTPVRAVPLTPGQLHAETLVPAGYLIPISQQSLISYKENSKASTPTYNIFQTPTAGSRPSPAQEITPTNLRLHKPAVAASSPHTAQQGHRLHSPSPAILNFTLQNLGLISGSSPGNGFTAPQTAECASPLALQQRGMVFIKPVSPVPIQQAAAGQPVALISVQQPLMTTPKGTGLPQHSFFHTPVPLSPLAAVVTAGGHLATKPVYIPQRKLDVAAEDS from the exons ATGGGTCCCCTCGCTACGCCTAAAAAGGGAAGGGAAGCAGGTTCAGTCGATCCCTGGACGCCAACGTCCAACCTTAAAATGCTCATCAGTGCAGCTAGTCCTGACATCAGGAACCGAGAGAAGGAGCTATGCATGGACAGCGAGGCGCGGGATGGCGTTGACTCCATACAG GACGCTGAAAATGGAGAAGAGTcggagaaaatgatcagcaggaaAGAGAAGAGTCTGGGTTTGCTCTGTCATAAATTCCTCGCCCGCTACCCAGACTGCCCGAACCCCGCCGTCAATAACGACATCTGCCTGGACGACGTGGCCACTGAGCTCA ACGTGGAGCGCAGGCGCATCTACGACATCATGAACGTGCTGGAGAGTCTCCACATGGTCAGCCGCTCGGCCAAGAACCGCTACGCGTGGCACGGCCGGACCAAGCTGGCTCAGACTCTGGCCATTTTGAAGCAGGTGGGCGAGGAGCACAGGTACGGCCAGCAGATGCAGCAGATCCGGCAGCGTCTCCTGGACAAAGAGTTTGACTTtgaaggggaggagaaggagaacgaggaggtggtggtggattTGGAGGGCGGAGAGCAGGGGCAGAAGGAGCTCTTCTTTGTGGAGCTTCCGGGAGTAGAGTTCAGAGCAG CCTCTGTTAACAGTCGGAAAGACAAATCTCTGAGGGTGATGAGCCAGAAGTTCGTCATGCTCTTCCTGGTGTCTAATCCTCGTGTGGTCAGTCTGGACGTGGCCGCCAAGATCCTGATCGGAGAGGACCAGGGTGCAGATCAAGACAAGAACAAGTTCAAGA CCAAAGTGCGGCGGCTGTATGATATAGCTAACGTGCTGCGGAGCCTGAAGCTGATCGAGAAGGTCCACGTGAcagaagagagggggaggaaaccGGCCTTTGAATGGGTCGGCCCCGAGGAATTCCCACAAGTCAAAG ACTTGCAGAACTCCGCTTCTGAAAGCTCATCCAAGAAGAAAAGTGTGCTGGAGTCCCGTGCATCAGTAGATAACTGTGCCAAAAACCTGTTCTCATCGCCCGGGGCCAGGCGCAGCTTCACCCGACACCCCTCCCTCATAAAGCTGGCCAGGAGCATTCAGGACGACCGTCGCAAGATCAGCTCCGCCCCCAGCAGTCCCGTCAAGAGCGCCCTCA gCGACCCCTCAAACACTGACTTCCCAAACAAAATGGCTCAACTTGCTGCTATTTGTCAGATTGAACTTGACCAGGAGTCAGT GGCTGGAGCTGAACATCCAAAGCCCGCTGCTGCTAAGGCGGACGCAGCTGCTGTGAGGTTAGCGCcgacctcctcctctcaggcGCCGTTACTACCTCCAACCCAGGAGCCTGGAGTCAACACTACTGTCCACCTCACCCCCCACACCCCGCTGGCAGCCCTGCCCGCGGGCTCCGTCGCATACATCCCTGCACAGTGTTCATCCCTGATCCCCGTGTTGTTACCTCAGCAGAGGGGGGCCGGGCCCTACGCCGTGTACTTGCAGCCTTCTTCTCCCAGGTCGAACCCTCTGGCCAGGCCGCAGCCGACCAGCCTCGCCGTGCGCTCTATGACCTTTGAGGATAAGACCGGGCAGAGTCCGACAGGTCAGAATACAGCCAGGAGCCAGCCGGCCTCCTGGGTGTCGGACGTCAGCCCCGCGGCGCCCAAACGGCAGAGCTCAGATTCAGCCTCAGAGGGCAGCCCCTCCAAAGCCAAGAGGACAGACCCCAACCTTAAG GACACCTCTCCAAAGCTGTGTGAGATCCTTCAGGCCCGTCTGAAGGCCCGTCGCAGCGCTCCGCTCTCAGGCCGGCCCTCGCCTCGTGCCCTCCACCTGGACCCAGAGTTTGTAAACACCCCTGGCGGTGCTGTAGCCAATCAGACACTAGAGCAGAGCTTGGAGACCTTcctggacagagaggacaagaCGGCGAACTCTGACGGCGAGGCGGGATTGACGCCGGTCAGAGCCGTGCCCCTGACGCCAGGACAGCTGCACGCTGAG ACTTTAGTCCCGGCCGGATACCTAATCCCAATCTCCCAGCAGTCCCTCATCAGCTACAAGGAAAACAGCAAGGCCTCAACTCCCACTTACAACATCTTCCAAACACCAACAGCAG GCTCCAGACCCTCCCCAGCCCAGGAGATCACACCCACCAACCTTCGTCTCCACAAACCCGCCGTCGCCGCCTCCTCGCCGCACACCGCCCAGCAGGGCCACCGCCTCCACAGCCCCAGTCCGGCCATCCTCAACTTCACCCTGCAGAACCTGGGTCTGATCTCAGGCTCCAGCCCAGGAAACGGCTTCACGGCCCCCCAGACTGCAGAGTGTGCCAGCCCcctggctctgcagcagagaggcatgGTTTTCATCAAACCCGTGTCCCCTGTGCCcatccagcaggctgcagccGGGCAACCGGTGGCCCTGATCAGTGTacagcag CCTCTGATGACCACCCCCAAAGGGACCGGCCTCCCCCAGCACAGCTTCTTCCACACGCCGGTCCCCCTGTCCCCTCTGGCCGCCGTGGTCACCGCCGGCGGACACCTGGCCACCAAACCTGTTTACATCCCTCAGAGGAAGCTGGACGTGGCCGCCGAGGACTCCTGA